The genomic segment tagctgcttatattgaatgaaatattcaaatacaagacgccatgtttttatggctgcaccattacatcaaatggaaaaaatctagatgtttgtgcatcattatatacacatttccctgtatgtagcatgacatatttgatgtctttggaaataatttaaaataaagttctgtaggtttgaacaaagcttggctgtgcaacctgcgtttgtaatgatggacccagcgGCGGGGTGGAAGAACAGGTTAATTCACCAAAAGTGATATACAGATAACATTTTTCTTAAAAGCCACCACAATGCCCCCACTATACCCCCATCAGAAAATGGTAATTTGGTCCCCTAGTCCTGGAACATGGTTTGGTGACTTGCTGCgtacagaggagagagcaatTAGGGGGAGGAGGCTATCAGGTAACCTGGAGCACAGAACTAGAGAAGTGATTTGCCAGGTGCAGGACATTTTCCTTGTGGGGGTCaaaaagtgggagagagagccCTGCAGCTGACTGGAGCTTTTGGCCTGGTTGTCCTGGGTTGAGAAGTGACCATCGGCAGCGATGTTAGCAGCAGTTTGTTGCCAGTGCTGAGTAAGTTGTTGGAGAAAGTTGTATTTCAACAGATGAGCATTACTTCACAAAGAATAAACTGATGACAGATTTTCAACATGTTTACAGAACAGGACACTCCACGTGCACAGCACTGGCTCAGATGACTGATGACTGGCTAAGAGAAATAGACGGGAGGATAGTTGGAGCTGTACTTCTTGATTTTACGGCTGCTTTTGACATCATTAATCACAGTTTGTTACTTGAAAAGCTACACTGTTATGGTTTTGAAACATCTGCTATGACATGGGTTCAAAGTTACTTATCCAATAGGACACAAAGAGTGTTCTTCAATGGGAGCCTTTCTAATGTGCAACAGATGTGGTGTATCGCAAGGGAGCTGCAAGGGAGCTAAAAATAGCTCATGTGAATATGTATGCTGATGATTCTGCCATCTACACATCAGCCTCTACAATCAGAGAGCTCACGACTCTCTTAACAAGGAACTACAGATAGTGTCAGACTGAGTGAAGAATAATAAATTACTATTAAATGTGTCAACAACGAGCATTATATTTGGAACAAGTCACTCTCTGAAACAtacaccacaattaaaatagtTTTTAAGGGATATTAAGATTGAACAGTTGAATGAAGTTGAGCTCCTTGGTGTAACCCTGGACAGTAGACTCTCATGGTCCAGGAACATTGACAAGGTGGTAGCAAAGATGGGAAGAGGCCTGGCTATTATTAAAAGATGTAAATCATTCTTAACAACAAATTATATTCTGTCTGTTATTTGGTCTAGTGCAGCTAAGAAAGATGTGGATAAACTACAACTGCTCCAAAACAAAGCAGCACGTCTTGTTTTGCAAGGCACCAGTAACAGTAATGTTGATACCATGCAAAACAACTGAGTGCAGCCCTTCTCAGATTTTTGAAGAACCTCAGAACCTCAGTTACCAAACAAACTATATCAGCATTTGACATAcaagtacatacatacacaatttGCAACAGCCAAATTGTTTATGCTCCCAAAGGCTAAAACGAATAGCATGAAATGCACAGTTGTATATAGAGCAATGAAAAGTTGGACTTCTCTTCCACTTGAGATCGCTAAGGAATGTAGttttaaattgaaacttaaacattactaaatgtcAAGTTATTGTGTGAAAATTTATGGTGAAAAATTGGTATAGTATAGAAGGTATAGTACAATGAAATATTGAAGTaaactatcattattattatgattattagggcccgagcaccgaccggtgcgaagccctattgaaatgcaaggaattattagggcccgagcaccgaccggtgcgaagccctattgtatttcaaggaattattattagggcccgagcaccgaccggtgcgaagccctattgaaatgcaaggaattattattattattagggcccgagcaccgaccggtgcgaagccctattgtatttcaaggaattattattattattattattattattattattctctccagtgaatcgcatttttgaggggctaaagctgctcgaaagctcaccaaactttggacatgcctcacaagtgctgaaaaatttaatattttatgggtctcgcacatgggtgtggcaaaatggctcaatagcgtcccctacaaaatttcaactaaATACCCGACGCcgtacgtttcacctacatgtaccaaattttgtaggcacatgtatcatgtccagacttaaaaaaaacgtcaatgggtgccatgacctaaaccgaacaggaagtcagccattttgaatttattgtggcatttttggccatttacaggggtcatactttaacgaactcctcctaggaggttaatcggatccacctcaaacttgctcagcgtatataacagaccttgacgattaaaagttaatataagcttgagttttcgtccaacggcgtgggtGTGGCGccgcgtcgaatttccatgtttcgccacgaaacaggaagtgctatgtaactcgactgtacatggtcaaatctgccccaaacttcacatgtttgataagtgtcatggcctcaagacatcaacatgccaatattcagttatagtcatagcgccacctactggcaacacaggaagtggtatgtaactccactgtacatggtcacatctgccccaaacttcacatgtttgataagtgtcccggcttGAACACATCTACAAGCCAATTTTCACATCTgatcatagcgccacctactggcaaaacaggaagtggtttgtaactcagctgtacatggtcaaatctgccccaaacttcacacgtttgatgagagtcccggcctgaacacatctataggtcaattttcaatcatagtcatagcgccacctactggcaacacaggaagtggtttgtaactcgactgtacgtggtcaaatctgccccaaacttcacgtttgatgagactcccggcctgagcacatctacaggccaatattcagttatggtcatagcaccacctactggcaatacaggaagtggtttgtaactcagctgtacgtggtcaaatctgccccaaacttcacacatTTCAtcagagtcccggcctgaacacatctacaggccaattttgacTTATAGAtgtagcgccacctactgccaaaaggaaatgaaatgttttagaCTGAAAATTCATAGCTGCGTCGaccggtcagtgtccagtaacgccgccgcggctgcggcacaccccgacgtgcgcaaagtgcgagggcccgatcatcgctgcttgcagctttaattagggcccgagcaccgaccggtgcgaggacctattgtaatgcaaggaattattattatttttcttaggccgaatgaatcgcatttttttgaggggctaaagctgctccaaaactcaccaaactttgcccaggcgtcagaagtggtgaaaaatttaatatttttttgcgCATGtctgtggcaaaatggctcaatagcgccccctacaaaatttcaaaaaaatactcatcgctttacgtttcacctacatgtaccaaatttggtaggcacatgtatcatgtccagacctacaaaagaCATCAATAGttcccatgacctaaacccaacaggaagtcagccattttgaattgattgtggcatttttgtgcatttttgcccatttacaggggtcatactttaacgaactcctcctagacggttcatcagatccacctcaaacttgcgcagcgtatataacagaccttgacgatgaaaagttggtaaaagcttgagttttcctcgaacggcgtgggcgtggcgaggcgtcgaatttccatgtttcgccacgaaacaggaagtgctttgtaactccactgtacatggtcacatctgccccaaacttcacatgtttgatgagagtcccagcctgaacacatccacaggccaatattcagttatagtcatagcgccacctactggcaacacaggaagtgctttgtaactccactgtacatggtcacatctgccccaaacttcacatgtttgatgagtgtctccggctgaacacatccacaggccaatattcagttatagtcatagcgccacctactggcaacacaggaagtggtttgtaactcgactgtacatggtcaaatctgcaccaaacttcacatgtttgctaagtgtcctggcctcaagacatcgacatgccaatattcagttatagtcatagcgccacctactggcaacacaggaagtggtttgtaactccactctacatggtcaaatctgccccaaacttcacatgtttgctaagtgtcatggcctgagcacatctacaggccaatatttacttatAGTCATAGCGTCACCTACtcgcaaaacaggaagtggtttgtaacttgGCTGtccgtggtcaaatctgccccaaacttcacatgtttgatgagagtcccgggctgaagacatcgacatgccaatattcattTATAGTCATaacgccacctactggcaacacaggaagtggtttgtaactcgactctacatggtcaaatctgccccaaacttcacacgtttgatgacagtcccagcctgaagacatctacaggccaattttgaatcatagtcatagcgccacctactggcaacacaggaaatgacacgttctatacttacaattctgagccgcgtcaaccggtcggtgtccagtaacgccgccgcggctgcggcacaccccgacgtgcgcaaagtacgagggcccgatcatcgctgcttgcagctttaattatatttatatttatattatattagatattttttccCTTCTATTGAAACGGCCAAGTTGTACAATGAGCTGTTTACAGCCACCGTTGCCCAAGAGCTTTGGACCTCTACTATGGttgccagagggtgtgttacatcacctgaaagctcaCTATTAGGTCTTTGTGATGGTCTTATTATCAGTCCGATGCCTTGTGTTGTGTAAGGTCTTCTCCTAGCTCTATAGCCTAGTGTACTGTAGTCTTcttgtcattattattacacCTTCAGGTCTTACCAGGTTTACTTGTATGGTCTTTTCCCAGTTCTTCTCGTTGTTGATGCCAGCATTGTTGATGACAATGTTCAGATGACCAAACTGGTCCACGGTGCTCTGGAAGGCCTCTACaccacagagagaaaatattcacaaatttGATTATTATACTAGTTAGAGAGGGTTGAAATATATGGTTTGGCTatatagtaatagtaatacaGTCACCAGTTGATGTGGTGGTTTTCTCTACTTGAATAGGTCCAATaagaaattaaacaaaacataCTTTATGAACAAAGTCATATTATGTACCATCATGCAGGTCATGTGtttattgtacattttaaattttaactGGCAGATGTGTGGGTAAGCAGAATCTCATCATTTAACGTTTGGGTATAAAGACTTTGACATTAGGAAGTCCAATTCACTGCCACTGACTGCCATGATGCATGCAATGCATGAATGTGGAATGGATGTGTTTAGCATTACTTGGCTATTTCCatcaaactaaaaacaaaaagtaatgaCCTTGATGCACATAAGAAGACATTCACTGTGGCATGGGTGATTAAATATTGGTCAATTAGCTTCATCAAATACCCAAATTCCCTAGTTATTCCTTGTCTTTAGTCTGAACatggtttaaataaacaaaggtttatgtatatatatactatatacagtatgtgtgtgttttcatcccCTTAAATGAACTGAACTAAGGGGGTTACACTCCAGGGTTCAATACAACTGCTACCAACAAGGCAGGAGTGTCCTTATACTTCCCTCTGGCCATAGAAccatcaacaaaacaaacaaaatacaggATTATTCTTACAATGCCTTGAGGAAAGTTTATAAAATTCTCAATGGCTGAATTTATACCAAAGTCCCTTTAAGAGAAGTCGTTTACAAGACAACTAACTACTAACAAGACAAGACTCCTAtctctttgaatggggagtcgtctgtatctaaagttctgacatacgtattatcatttacatttcacatttatgaaCACTCACAAATTGTATACTACATTGCATACTACAATGGTATCAATACAAGTTTACATCTTCAGATATCTGCCGACAAAGGTAATGAAAAGGTATGTGGCCTTATACAACTGTACCACCAACACAGTGTTTATCTGCCCATGTGAGCAAACAGACATGGTTGGATGAATAGTTGAAGAAAGAAAGCCGAGGTGGTAAAACCTGCATGTGTCCTCACCTGCCGCATTCCACACTGGGACACCCCGCAATTAGAAACAAACATACCTGCTCTCTGACAGACACATAATctagaaacacacacccacacccacacccacatacTGACATgtgactgtgcacacacacacacacacacacacacacacacacacgcagagtcatacatgtatgcatgcacacatagactgcacacacactgaagacacaAGCAAAAACGTgtaacaggcagacaggtactatgaatgtatgcacacacatacacacattcacatgcacgcATTTTGCAGAAATGCATGATGCACACATGATTCATCTCTCCTTATGCCTCTATAACACTGAATAACTGCCAGACTCTCTTTCACAATGGTAAACTTTTTGTTAACAACCTCCCCTCAtctcccaaaacacacacacacacacacacacacacacacacacacacacacacacacacacacacacacacacacacatacacaccagctCAGTGCAGCCTTATATTCTGTGTGTCCACATCAACAGCAGCACAGTCATATACTGTACTTAGGAGCAACACCAAACAGCATTCCATAGCTGCTAGCCTGCAGGGATTCACTAATTCACTGTCAGACAATGAaaccttgttctctctctctctctttctctctctctctctctcttcctccctctctctctttctctctctctctctccccctctctttctttatctatctatctatctatctatctatctatctatctatctatctatctatctgtctgtctcaaacagacacacacccataccTACGCCCACGCCCACATACACAGAACAGCAACACACGCAGATCAGCATCCAAATGGCTAGACTTGCAAATAAATTAGCaaattgaatgtgtttgataaAAAAGTGTTGCAGTCTGTCAGTCCTGCAGAAACTGAAACCAAACCAGAAAAAGCACCATGACCTATTATGTGTTCAATTGGGCCAatagggtttgcctcttcttctgtctgctgataggccacaaagtttgatcGTGTTCGTGAATCTGTTTggaagttatatgccttttagtgagaagccacgcccactgccgCACCACCAATTAGTCATGAATAgataatcagttcttccttgcctcatgaccaacctttccacaaagtttcatacaaatccattcataacgttttgagatatcctgctaacagacagagagacagatgcagtGGGGCAAAAACGTAACCCCCGTCCAACACAAAACAGAATCCAATTAGGATAGATTACCTCTCAATCTGTCCCCATTGGTCACATCACACTGAATAAAGCTACAGTTGCCCTCTCCAAACTCTGCATCCAGCTGTGCCTTGCACTCCTCACCCACTGCCTGGTTCAGATCGACCACAGCCACCTGAAGGACAAAACAGTGTTGTTGACTTGGTCTTTTAATATTTGACATGCACCTACAGAGAGAGACTACAAAACTGGACGAAGCTAGTCTCGTCTTGGATACAAACTTTGTATCTAGTGTTGCAGTACAGGTCAGAGCAAAGTTAACACATAACACTTTGgtagaaagtgagaaagaaagaaagaaagaaagaaagaaaagaaagaaagaaaaaaagaaagcaacccCCTGTCATCCTAGTAGGGATGACAGGGGGTTTCTTGCTGTGGTGGCacaccactgctgaatgaatggaAAGGATACACTGGTCAAGAGTGTAGTACAGCTGTGCTTGCTTTGCAAAGTTACTTCCTCTAATTATCTTGGCACATTGTTGTGCAACCGGAGCTGTTGTTTGACAAGTGTGGCTCACAGCAGCACAATCAATAGTGCACTGCTCACATAAacctaactactactactactactactactaaatcagtttaaaatgctattgctttttgtttcttgtttttttaaatgcctgTTTCCTCTAAGGACAAGTTTTAATGAATAGTGCCTCTCCTCTACAAAAGACATTAATCTAAGCAttttaaaattataaaaaaaaaggttttgctcCTCTGTTCTTTATACTATTATTTCTTAAAGTTAAAAATAGTGCCATTTCCACCTATTTTTTGCACTGACCTTAAAAATGTTAAAGAACAACATAACATTTAAGCAGTTCTAGTGGCATTAAAGCAGTAAAATTGAAGTTCTAGTAAAGTTTTAAAGTCAAAACAGTTCTAGAACATTAAAGCAGTTCTCAAAAAATTAAAGCAGTTCTGATGTAAAGTCGAAGAAGTAAAGTTAAAGCAGGTCTAGTCAAGTTTAATCAGTTCTAGTAAACTTAAACCAGTAGTGCTAAAGCAGTTCCAGAAAAGTTACAGCAGTTGTAGTAAAGTTAAAGCAGTAAATTTAAAGCAGTAaagttaaaccagtaaactaaATCAATAAAGTTAAAGCAGCTAAAGCAGTAAAGTTGTAGTTGTAAAGCTAAATCAGTAAAGCTAAAGCAGTGAAGTTAAATTAGTAAAGCTAAAACAGCTAAGTTGTATTTGTAAAGTTAAATCAGTAACGCTAaagctgtaaatgtaaaatcagCAAAGTTAAAGCGGAAAAATTGAAGCAGTAAAGTTGAATCAATACTGACCTTGGCTGAGCTCTGCAGTAACAGTTGTACCACGGCTCTACCGATACCCTGAGCCCCGCCAGTCACCAGCGCCACCTTCCCATTTAGAGACATTACCATACCAGGGATGTtccttgttttgtctttttgtttctctttatttctcactctgttcttctgtttctctctatgtctttatctggctctgtttgtgtgcatgtgcctatTTTTATGTGCGTGcatatgtctctctttctcaccgtCTCTCtgttactcacacacactttctaacacgtgtatgttctctctctctctctctctctctctgtctttcttgtgtctttatctctctctctctctgtcacacacacaggctctctcaaatgtatgttgtgtgttttcactcTATCAGCTGGGCtgttttccctcccttcttccctccctctttctctctctctctctctctcagcttgtcAGTCTATCCaaacactgtgtgtgcgtgtgtgtgtgtgtgtgtgtgtgtgtgtgtgtgaaagggagagagagggagggaagaagggagagagagtccaaGGCTAAATAAACTCAGTATGATAATTACAGGTTTTGTCCAGCATGTCGTACCTGCCCtcctgctgcactcctcctccctACACCCTtccactccttctcctccctttaCACCCTTCCTCTCCtaatcttcttcctcctcctctctttatactcttcctctcctcctcctcgttttGCCCCCTTCCTCTTCACCCCCTCCCTTTacatccttcctctcctcctcctcctcttctttctttctctctctctctctctctctctctctctctctctctctcttgtttctttccACTTCTTTGcctactcctctcctctccagttcAGAGATAAATATAGTGTCTGTGTCCACCTCAGTGTCAAGGCAAGGCAGTGTTGGAATCCCTCAAATTACAGTACCTAATGTATCCAGAGATGCAGACCAATActgagaaagaagagacagacaggacaagTCAACATAAAGAAATGCTCACTGCTTTAAGTTTATTTTCATCCAGAACTTTATCAACTACTATGTAAAAGTATGTACACCTCATTTTACAGAgaaataacagtgtgtgtgtgtttgtgtgtgctctcaACTCAACACATAACAATATATGAGGGGGCTTggttgtttatatgtgtgttttcacattttttaacCCAACAGGATCATAACAGAATGTCTTGACTCCCCACATTATGTGTCATTGCCAGTGTGTTGAAAAGTCTTTTATGTATTGAAAACGATATGTTCTTTATCACAGTTATGTACCATAACTCTGAGCAAGGGCTTATAACAAAAATGGCATACGTGACGTGACAATTTTGGGATTGTCTTAGATTTATGAAATAAAGACTCcggaaaatgtaatcaaaattCACATATGCAATCATGACCCAAACTCAATTTAGCAGCAAAACATCCAAGATTTAAGCTGAACTTTATTGAGGGCATGTTTAAGAATTTTAGATCTCCTATAAAGTTTGTTTAAAATTATGCTTTTGTGGCTACAAGCCATCGACTGCCTCtccccaccagcagcagcaaaaatacAGCACActcaagaaaaataagcacaCACTGCAGCCCTGCAGAGATTAATAACTGATACATACCAATATTAAACTCTGGTTCATGCATTATATTTAACAACATCATCTCTTTTTGTACAAAATAAATTATCTTTGATATACTTCTTACCATAGAAATGTACATTTAAATATAGAGTGGACTCTTCATGTAGTATGTCATACATCAAACACTAACAGTGCTAACCTCCTCGAGATTAATTTATACTGACAATTCAAATCTGGCAAATGTGGTCATCTCTTTGAGACAGATCTGTTTCCTTAAAGCATCACAGAAATAGAGGCTGGTTTGAAAGTAAATGAAAAGGACTGGTGTTGCCCATTTGAACACAAATCATCAAATACAAGATCCttataaaaaaaagagtaaggGAAATGTGAAAGACAACAACTGACCTACTCCCTGCTCTTTGACTGTTAAACCTTAACAAACTGCTGCAGCCTGGCATCACATGATTGAGTTTTGATGCTTAAGACAGCAGTGAATAAAATCTGTCACAGTATGTGATCTAATAAAACTTCATTGACTGGAGTAAATTAAGTCTATAAAGCTACATTTCTGGGGGAAACGTAAATAATGCAAAACAACTGCAAGGGCAAGCTTCAGGTTCACAAGCAAACTGAAGGTTCACAAGCCAACTTTCCAGGAAACACTGGGACCTTTTGGGGCAACAAAGGTTTAGAGGACACTGCGGAGACAGTAATTGAATAAGAAGGCTGATCTGTCATCTGGAAGTGCTGAAAATGTGACGTGCACAGGTCTGAAACAAAGCAACCAGACTACCTTGCAACTATTGGTTATGCTACCATCAAAAACCCAGTCAATGCAAGGCGCCTTGTGCATTGAAGTTGGCTTGAGATAAACTTCAAATGCATGTCATTCAACATTCCCACTGCATGTGAGGGCTGCTGGTTGTGCTCcaaaaacacagaacacactaCCACTTATGTTGCAGTATTTCAGTATGATTGCTTTTCCATCTAAAACAATGGTGAAGTTCACAGATGATTGAATTATGAATTCACAGCCTTTCTATGTCCCAAGACTGATAGAAGTCAACACATTCTACTGGAACCTATGCCTGAATGTTGTTCAACACTAAAACAAAGTCCAAAGTATAGGCTATACAAGCTTCCTTTGTGCTTTCCTATCTCTGAGACAAAATATGATTGGATCCTGGTTCAGggctcttattttgaaacaaacaaataatggAAAAAGTATGAGTACTGATGAGGACTATGAGTGCATTACCCACTCAGAAAACATGCTTTTTAACCAGATCTAGTCTTCTCGTGACATGTCTAAACAGGGAAAAGCCagtgatttttttctgtgtggatggccatcagaacatcagatctcaagagaaataaaatctgattttctgttgctgtgtaaatgcagcctaTGGAAGCACTGGGGAATATTGGGACCTCAGTAATTTCAATGGGAGGCTAATTGTTGTAGCTAGAAAGCTGTAAACTTAGTTGCACAGTGGTCTCTGGTGGTGAAAAGGTAGTATTACAGGGAGGGTAGAGTGTAAGCAATCCTCCCTGAAGCAAACTTTCAAACCTTTATACTCAAGGGTCTAACTTACTTTTCTTGTGTCCTAATATTAATTTGGCAGGCTACTGTTTTTGTAGGCTTAACTATAAAATATACCCCATTTTTAGACTTATTATTTACCAAGACATACCTAGACTTATATACTAGTAGCACAAAATCCTCAGTGTTAATTCTGTGATTGTAAAAttcaaca from the Centroberyx gerrardi isolate f3 chromosome 3, fCenGer3.hap1.cur.20231027, whole genome shotgun sequence genome contains:
- the hpgd gene encoding 15-hydroxyprostaglandin dehydrogenase [NAD(+)] isoform X2; protein product: MVMSLNGKVALVTGGAQGIGRAVVQLLLQSSAKVAVVDLNQAVGEECKAQLDAEFGEGNCSFIQCDVTNGDRLREAFQSTVDQFGHLNIVINNAGINNEKNWEKTIQVNLTSVIKGTYLALDHMSKEYGKEGGIIINVSSMPSCILHISPSTQLLNMESLASLELWRMQPLRVTMGFVSMSSVQPSSTLLCCIQWNMRTTWASLSSSKMISNAA